The DNA segment CCAAGGCCATTTCCAATGCCCAGAAAAAAGTGGAAGGTCATCACTTTGAAATACGGAAACATGTTTTGGAATATGATGATGTCATGAACCGACAGCGAGCGGTTATGTATGGACGGCGCAGGGATATTCTGGAAGCGGACATCAAAAGTGTGTTTCTGGATATGTCGGATGAAATCATTGAAGAATTCATGGAACTGTATTGCAGTCACAAATATTCCGATCAATGGGATGTCCAGGAATTCAACCAGCAATTCATCAGTGTGTTTGGCATGATCCCCAATGAACAATGGTATGAGGAATCTGTTGCGCGCGATCAATATCTGGATATTCTGGTTAAATACTCCGAAGAAGTCTTCAATAAAAAAGCCACCTATTTTCTGGAGGTGTTCCGCAATACAGCTCAAGAAGGACAAACCGAGGCTGATTTTCAATGGATGTCTGAGGACCTGACCCGGCATGTGATATTAAGGGTGCATGACAATTTATGGAAAGAACATTTGCTGGCGATGGATCATCTCCGTGAAGGGATCGGTTTGGTGGGATATGCTCAGAAAAAGCCACTGGATGAATACAAACGGCAGGGGTTTGAAATGTTCCGCGGGTTGATTCACCGGATCAATGTCGAAGCCATTCGCACGTTTTATCATCTCACGGTGAATCAAACCATTGTCGAACCGATAGCTCCCAAAGAGCCTGAAATGGTGTTGATGCATGGAAATCCCGAAGAAATAAAAGATACCAAGCCGGCAAACATACCTGTCAGGAAACTTGATGGGGTGGGACGGAATGAATTATGCCCCTGCGGAAGCGGGAAAAAGTTCAAGAAATGTCATGGCCAAATTGAGCAGAGTGCCTGACAATCATGGTTATGAGGGCTGGTCTTCAGAGTCGTCCTGTGTCTGTGGAGGCCATTCCTTGACCAGCACCACACAAGTCCCTCCTCCAGATGGAAACTCAAACTCTACCGAATCAAACGCAGTTCTCGCAATGGTAATTCCGCGGCCATGAGACATTAAAAAATAGGCTGCCTCATCTTCCATAGCAGGAATTTCTTTCAAACTGAAGCCTTTGCCTTGATCCAGAATTTTGAGCTTGAGGGCTTGTTCGGTCAGCAAAATTTGAACTGTCATATAACGATCTGAATACGGTCTGGTTTCCTGCCGTTCCTTGATGGTATCAAAAAATTTTTCTTCGCCATCTTCAAGGTCCCTCAGGTCAGAAGATACCTCAAAATTTCCATGCACCATTCCATTCATCATGATTTCATACACGCCAATGCACATGATTTCCCGTTTGTTTTCCGGAAAATAATAGGCCAGCAGTTGATGGCACAAGGGCAGAATCTGTTGAATTTTATTCAGATGAAATATCCGCTCTTTTTCCAGAGAACGGGTCAGGTTCCATTGCCGTAACTCATACTGGCTTTGTTGCCATGAAATTTCATCACGGTGCCTGTTGAGCTGGAGGCTCAGTTCAATCGTCCGTTCAGCCCGTTGCAAATCTTGTGGCGTAAATGGTTTGGTGAGGTAATCAATGGCACCTGCTTTCAAGGCCTCAAGAACATCAATGGTAGAGTTTTTTGCGGAGATCACTATGATCGGAATAAAATGTGTTTCAGGATTGTTTTTTAGCCGATAGATCAATTCCATGCCGTTCAATTCAGGCATCATCAGATCCGTGACAATCAAATCCGGTTTTGCTCCGGATCTGAGAGCGGTCAGGCATTCATAACCATCTGCGGATTCGATAAACGTAAATTTGAATTTACGAATCACACGCAGACCGATCCTCACCGTGTCACGCACTGAAGGTTGATCATCAACAATCATGATGGTTACATTTTTTCGTTCAGTCATAAGCCTTCCTGAATCATACAGGCAATTTATTGCATATGTCGCAGAGCCATTAACAAAACAGAAAAAAGAGGCATGGATAAGGGGGATTCTATCCACTCAGTTTTAATCTGATTTGAATTTTGTATTGTATCCTCATAGCACTTATATCAGGTTCATAACGTATCAAAGAGCGAAAAGGAAGTCCCATTTATAAAAAAACCTGTTTTTTAGAGTCAGCTTATGAAAACCCTGAATCAATCTCGTCATATTCATTTTTCCGGAATTTGTGGAACCGCAAT comes from the SAR324 cluster bacterium genome and includes:
- a CDS encoding response regulator, whose amino-acid sequence is MTERKNVTIMIVDDQPSVRDTVRIGLRVIRKFKFTFIESADGYECLTALRSGAKPDLIVTDLMMPELNGMELIYRLKNNPETHFIPIIVISAKNSTIDVLEALKAGAIDYLTKPFTPQDLQRAERTIELSLQLNRHRDEISWQQSQYELRQWNLTRSLEKERIFHLNKIQQILPLCHQLLAYYFPENKREIMCIGVYEIMMNGMVHGNFEVSSDLRDLEDGEEKFFDTIKERQETRPYSDRYMTVQILLTEQALKLKILDQGKGFSLKEIPAMEDEAAYFLMSHGRGITIARTAFDSVEFEFPSGGGTCVVLVKEWPPQTQDDSEDQPS